In Metasolibacillus fluoroglycofenilyticus, a single window of DNA contains:
- a CDS encoding M20 aminoacylase family protein has protein sequence MNKNELQKQLLQWRHHLHQYPETAFEEVKTSAYIAQELKKMGLDVHENIGGTGIVASLTVGNGKKIIGLRADMDALNLTEVRELSYRSKHHGKMHACGHDGHMTTLLGAAKLLTTRKNFNGTVRFIFQPAEEIGKGAQAMMDDQLFERFPVDEIYGLHNMPGLPAGTIQTRPGPIMASEDNFIIRIKGKGSHASSPHMGIDPLVIAAEIIIALQTIVARNVNPNDTAVISCTEIWTDGIRNAIPSNVEIKGDTRSFTPKVQQLLEQRMRSICEGICAMHGATCEFQYTHEFSPTINEEGCTETAIKAATNIVGNENINASCEPFMASEDFGKFLEKIPGCFVFLGSRVSNEEIIPLHNALYNYNDAILATGAEFFAEIVKLRLGGDWE, from the coding sequence ATGAACAAAAATGAATTGCAAAAGCAGCTTTTACAATGGCGACATCATTTGCATCAATACCCTGAAACGGCGTTTGAGGAAGTGAAAACTTCAGCCTATATTGCACAGGAGCTGAAAAAAATGGGGTTGGACGTTCACGAAAATATTGGTGGTACGGGTATTGTGGCAAGCCTGACTGTCGGCAATGGAAAGAAAATAATTGGTTTGCGAGCAGATATGGATGCATTGAATTTAACGGAAGTGAGGGAGCTTTCTTATCGCTCTAAGCATCATGGGAAAATGCATGCATGTGGGCATGATGGGCATATGACAACATTATTAGGGGCCGCTAAATTACTTACTACTAGGAAGAATTTTAATGGCACTGTTCGTTTCATTTTCCAGCCTGCTGAAGAAATTGGTAAAGGTGCACAGGCGATGATGGACGACCAGCTATTCGAACGCTTTCCAGTAGATGAAATCTATGGTTTGCACAATATGCCGGGGCTTCCCGCGGGCACAATACAAACCCGACCGGGCCCCATTATGGCGAGTGAGGATAATTTTATTATTCGTATTAAAGGAAAGGGCTCTCACGCATCAAGTCCACATATGGGAATTGACCCGTTAGTAATTGCCGCAGAAATTATTATTGCACTGCAAACGATTGTTGCCCGTAATGTCAATCCAAATGATACGGCAGTCATTTCTTGCACAGAAATATGGACAGACGGGATTCGCAATGCAATTCCCTCAAATGTAGAAATTAAAGGGGATACGCGTAGCTTCACACCAAAAGTGCAGCAGCTGCTAGAACAAAGAATGAGAAGCATTTGTGAGGGAATTTGTGCGATGCATGGCGCTACCTGTGAATTTCAATATACACATGAATTTTCACCGACAATTAATGAGGAAGGCTGCACAGAAACAGCCATCAAAGCAGCTACCAATATCGTAGGAAATGAAAATATCAATGCAAGTTGTGAGCCATTTATGGCATCAGAGGATTTTGGTAAATTTTTAGAAAAGATTCCAGGTTGCTTCGTATTTCTAGGGAGCAGGGTATCGAACGAGGAAATTATACCGCTCCACAATGCTCTATATAATTATAACGATGCTATATTAGCAACAGGTGCAGAATTTTTTGCAGAAATCGTTAAACTTCGTCTAGGAGGGGATTGGGAATGA
- the dpaL gene encoding diaminopropionate ammonia-lyase has protein sequence MKLVKYNRKTKPGTSIDFLGRKEAEKVQAFHRSFPQYEATPLAVLDNLAKELNVSKLFVKDESYRFGLNAFKALGGSYAIGLYLAKKLNIKPAELTYDKLVSSEVKEQLGELTFITATDGNHGRGVAWTAQQLRQKSVVYMPKGSSEERLNHIKNLGSKASITNVNYDDTVRLAAEHAEQNNWVLVQDTAWENYEEIPKNIMQGYMTMAIEAYEQLKQLDEKPTHIFIQAGVGSMAAAVQGFFADVYGEERPITIVVEPDKADCLFKTAEANDGQLHYVKGDMDTIMAGLACGEPSTLGWQILNDYADAFLSCPDYIAAQGMRILAAPIKGDVQVISGESGAVGVGALSEMLRKGEYMHLKEQLNINGSSKILFFSTEGDTDAKHYQKVVWDGAYPV, from the coding sequence ATGAAATTAGTAAAATATAATCGCAAAACAAAGCCGGGCACAAGCATTGATTTTTTAGGGCGAAAGGAAGCGGAAAAAGTACAGGCATTTCATAGAAGCTTTCCGCAATATGAAGCAACTCCTTTAGCTGTTTTAGATAATTTAGCTAAAGAATTGAATGTTAGTAAATTATTTGTTAAGGATGAATCGTACAGATTTGGTTTAAACGCATTTAAAGCATTAGGTGGTTCGTATGCCATTGGGTTATATTTAGCTAAAAAATTAAATATAAAGCCAGCCGAATTAACTTACGACAAGCTTGTTTCGTCAGAAGTGAAGGAGCAACTGGGCGAATTAACCTTTATTACTGCAACAGATGGTAACCATGGGAGAGGCGTTGCATGGACAGCACAGCAACTAAGGCAAAAATCAGTTGTTTATATGCCGAAAGGCTCTTCAGAAGAAAGGTTGAACCATATTAAAAACTTAGGCTCAAAGGCCTCTATTACAAATGTCAATTATGATGATACAGTTCGCTTAGCAGCTGAGCATGCTGAACAAAATAATTGGGTGCTCGTACAAGATACAGCGTGGGAAAATTATGAGGAAATTCCGAAAAACATTATGCAAGGCTATATGACGATGGCTATAGAAGCCTATGAGCAGTTAAAGCAATTAGATGAAAAGCCTACCCATATTTTCATACAAGCAGGCGTTGGCTCAATGGCCGCAGCTGTTCAAGGTTTTTTTGCAGATGTTTATGGGGAAGAACGACCAATTACCATTGTTGTAGAACCCGATAAGGCGGATTGCCTATTTAAAACAGCCGAAGCAAACGATGGTCAGCTTCATTATGTTAAAGGTGATATGGATACGATTATGGCAGGGCTAGCATGTGGCGAGCCAAGCACATTAGGCTGGCAAATTTTAAATGATTATGCCGATGCGTTTTTATCTTGCCCTGATTATATTGCTGCGCAGGGGATGAGGATTTTAGCAGCACCTATTAAAGGTGATGTACAAGTAATTTCTGGGGAATCAGGAGCTGTTGGTGTAGGAGCATTGAGTGAAATGTTAAGGAAAGGTGAGTACATGCATTTAAAGGAGCAGTTAAATATTAATGGCAGTTCAAAAATATTGTTCTTTAGCACAGAAGGCGATACTGATGCAAAGCATTATCAGAAGGTAGTATGGGACGGGGCTTATCCGGTTTGA
- a CDS encoding hydantoinase/carbamoylase family amidase, with translation MEYSLNEGAMRVIQDLKELAALSSNEHGAQRVAWTALWQTSRDWYRQKAEALGAEISMDSAGNIWTKIEGESTEAIVIGSHLDSVPNGGWLDGALGVLVGLEALRRYTIDGKKPKKTIYVVDWADEEGARYGYSCLGSSAASGSLNVNELIGRVDLSGIAFEKAVTEFQVTPEKMLQAQQEFLIKNIQSYLELHIEQGPILEKEQKDVACVFGAAGVERHYIDFSGQAAHAGSFPVPMRRDAFLAAAEAALAFRKIALKYNAVCTVGQVQVQPDVVTIVPGKCTISLDMRTIDIKDLQKMYEEAQATTEKIASTNGVSVEWRKVYSVAPQLFDNQLIRLCEQAVEEETGEATKMYSGPLHDAVEMAKVVPTVMMFIMSEGGLSHTKEEHTPEPKLQVGIRAFLRLIHYVVEH, from the coding sequence ATGGAATATAGCTTAAATGAAGGTGCAATGCGTGTCATTCAAGATTTAAAGGAGCTTGCTGCACTCTCATCAAATGAGCATGGGGCACAGCGCGTAGCATGGACAGCGCTCTGGCAAACGTCACGTGATTGGTACCGCCAAAAGGCTGAAGCGCTCGGAGCAGAGATTTCGATGGATAGCGCAGGCAATATTTGGACGAAGATTGAAGGAGAGAGCACCGAGGCTATTGTTATTGGCAGTCATTTAGATAGTGTACCGAATGGTGGCTGGCTTGATGGGGCGCTGGGTGTATTGGTAGGGCTTGAAGCGTTAAGACGTTACACAATTGATGGCAAGAAGCCGAAAAAAACAATTTATGTTGTAGATTGGGCAGATGAGGAGGGGGCACGCTACGGCTATAGCTGCTTAGGCTCTTCAGCAGCAAGTGGTTCTTTAAATGTTAATGAATTAATAGGTCGTGTTGATTTAAGTGGTATAGCTTTTGAAAAGGCAGTAACTGAATTTCAAGTTACACCAGAGAAAATGCTGCAAGCACAGCAGGAGTTTTTAATAAAAAATATTCAAAGCTATTTAGAGCTGCATATCGAGCAAGGTCCTATTTTAGAAAAAGAGCAAAAGGATGTTGCCTGCGTATTTGGAGCCGCAGGAGTAGAGCGTCATTATATTGATTTTTCAGGACAGGCAGCACATGCAGGCTCATTTCCAGTACCTATGCGCCGAGATGCATTTTTAGCAGCGGCTGAGGCTGCATTAGCGTTTAGAAAAATTGCATTAAAATATAATGCGGTTTGCACAGTAGGTCAAGTGCAGGTACAGCCAGATGTTGTAACAATTGTGCCCGGAAAATGTACCATCTCCTTAGATATGCGAACGATTGATATCAAGGATTTGCAAAAAATGTACGAGGAAGCGCAAGCTACTACTGAAAAAATAGCGAGTACGAATGGTGTTTCTGTCGAATGGCGAAAAGTTTATTCAGTTGCACCGCAATTATTTGATAATCAATTGATTCGTTTATGTGAGCAAGCAGTAGAGGAGGAAACAGGTGAGGCAACGAAGATGTATTCAGGCCCTCTACACGATGCAGTTGAAATGGCAAAAGTAGTACCAACCGTAATGATGTTTATAATGTCCGAAGGCGGTTTATCGCACACGAAAGAGGAGCATACACCTGAACCGAAGCTGCAAGTAGGCATTCGTGCTTTTTTAAGATTAATTCATTACGTGGTAGAACATTGA